The Gemmatimonas sp. UBA7669 genome has a segment encoding these proteins:
- the accB gene encoding acetyl-CoA carboxylase biotin carboxyl carrier protein — protein sequence MIDLRYVKKLIEMLDGSTVDSIEISSDKGMKLRISKSPQQRAAAVTMAPALPAAPLPVAAPVLPAAAAARPAEEGGTAAPKAEAPKSAALEIKSPMVGTFYSAPEPGAKPYVAVGDRISKGQIVCIIEAMKIMNELESEFDGVVREVNVADAHAVEYGQVLFRIDPTG from the coding sequence ATGATCGACCTGCGCTACGTGAAGAAGCTGATCGAGATGCTCGACGGCTCCACGGTGGATTCCATCGAGATCTCCTCCGACAAGGGGATGAAGCTCCGGATCTCGAAGAGCCCGCAGCAGCGCGCTGCCGCTGTCACCATGGCGCCGGCCCTGCCGGCCGCCCCACTGCCTGTTGCCGCGCCCGTGTTGCCTGCTGCCGCTGCGGCGCGTCCTGCCGAGGAGGGAGGGACGGCGGCGCCGAAGGCCGAGGCACCGAAGTCTGCGGCCCTCGAGATCAAGTCGCCCATGGTGGGGACGTTCTATTCCGCGCCGGAGCCGGGCGCCAAGCCGTATGTCGCGGTTGGCGATCGGATCAGCAAGGGGCAGATCGTCTGCATCATCGAGGCGATGAAGATCATGAACGAGCTCGAGTCCGAGTTCGATGGGGTGGTGCGCGAGGTCAACGTGGCCGATGCACACGCTGTCGAATATGGCCAGGTGCTCTTCCG